The proteins below are encoded in one region of Mycobacterium pseudokansasii:
- a CDS encoding ATP-dependent DNA ligase: MDLPVMPPVSPMLAKSVKTIPADASYEPKWDGFRSICFRDGDEVELGSRNERPMTRYFPELVAAIKAELPSRCVVDGEIVIATEHGLDFEALQQRIHPADSRVRMLAKHTPASFIAFDLLALGDDDYTSRPFHERRAALVDALAASGPSIHVTPATTDLHTAQRWFSEFEGAGLDGVIAKPLTVTYQRDKRVMFKVKHERTADCVVAGYRVHKSGGDMVGSLLLGLYQEDGQLASVGVIGAFPMAERRRLFTELQPLVTTFDNHPWNWAAHEAGERTPRKNEFSRWNAGKDLSFVPLRPERVVEVRYDHMEGARFRHTTQFNRWRPDRDPRSCTYAQLEQPASFHLDDIVTGLGPGTAADS; encoded by the coding sequence ATGGACCTGCCCGTGATGCCGCCCGTTTCGCCGATGCTGGCCAAGTCCGTCAAGACCATCCCGGCGGACGCGTCGTACGAGCCGAAATGGGACGGCTTCCGGTCCATCTGCTTTCGCGACGGCGACGAGGTCGAGTTGGGCAGCCGCAACGAGCGGCCGATGACCCGCTACTTCCCCGAACTGGTCGCGGCCATCAAGGCCGAACTGCCGTCGCGCTGCGTCGTCGACGGCGAAATCGTCATCGCCACCGAGCACGGCCTGGATTTCGAGGCCCTGCAACAGCGCATCCATCCGGCAGATTCGCGGGTGCGCATGCTTGCCAAGCACACACCGGCGTCGTTCATCGCGTTCGATTTGCTGGCTCTCGGCGACGACGACTACACCAGCCGTCCGTTCCATGAGCGCCGGGCGGCGCTGGTCGACGCGTTAGCCGCTTCGGGCCCGTCGATTCACGTCACCCCGGCCACCACCGACCTGCACACCGCACAGCGCTGGTTCTCCGAGTTCGAGGGCGCCGGCCTCGACGGCGTCATCGCCAAACCGCTGACCGTCACCTACCAGCGGGACAAGCGGGTCATGTTCAAGGTCAAACACGAACGGACCGCCGACTGCGTGGTGGCCGGCTATCGGGTGCACAAGTCCGGCGGTGACATGGTCGGCTCGCTGCTGCTAGGGCTCTACCAGGAGGACGGCCAACTCGCTTCGGTCGGTGTGATCGGCGCCTTCCCGATGGCCGAACGGCGGCGGCTCTTCACCGAATTACAGCCGCTGGTAACAACTTTCGACAACCATCCGTGGAATTGGGCCGCCCACGAAGCCGGCGAACGCACCCCGCGTAAGAACGAATTCTCCCGCTGGAACGCCGGCAAAGACCTGTCCTTCGTGCCGCTGCGGCCGGAGCGGGTCGTCGAAGTCCGCTACGACCACATGGAAGGCGCGCGGTTTCGCCACACCACCCAGTTCAACCGGTGGCGGCCCGACCGCGATCCGCGCTCGTGCACCTACGCCCAACTCGAGCAGCCGGCGTCGTTCCACCTGGACGACATCGTGACCGGCCTGGGACCGGGCACTGCGGCGGACAGCTAG
- a CDS encoding FAD-dependent monooxygenase: MVQVVIAGAGPNGLMLACELGLAGIRPVVLDGSPGPNRQPRAAGIVGQGVRIFDHRGLYSTLAQTQEPPQPAPGSFFAGFGFSLAAVPNHQLYRLQVEQPRLIEVLVAAAEKYGVDFRWGHALAGFDQGGDGVTVNIAGPDGAYELTTEYLIGADGGSSITRKLARIDFPGMSSYDVIEHVTFGVLPPLDWVDPVSGALNVPGFGAVPARQYFRTGRGIFGWGLQLTDRPGAFTIELDSSPRENPCAADSDAAPMSVAEQEASIKRVLGAAVPLQPESTGAPPDLRRYRGVNSRIASQYRAGRVLLVGDAAHVQPPLGGPGLNLGLQDAMNLGWKLAAVLDGRVGPELLDTYEAERRPAAERVIMYSRAQLALIRPGAEVTALREVFTELLAQPDVVRHLGDLVSGADIRYATSSDQHPLVGRWVPDFAVENSCGTTRVAELARDGRPLLVDLTEQGVVAQAAVDIANRVTVAAGRPVPDVPATALLVRPDGYVAWASAAPTPDIADLDELDRLLTRWFGVTLT; this comes from the coding sequence GTGGTCCAGGTCGTCATCGCCGGAGCCGGCCCGAACGGGCTGATGCTGGCCTGCGAATTGGGATTGGCCGGGATCCGGCCGGTGGTGTTGGACGGCAGTCCCGGGCCCAACCGGCAACCTCGCGCGGCGGGCATTGTCGGTCAAGGAGTTCGGATCTTCGACCACCGCGGCCTCTACAGCACCCTCGCGCAGACGCAGGAACCGCCGCAACCCGCCCCCGGCTCATTTTTTGCCGGGTTCGGCTTCAGTCTTGCCGCGGTGCCGAATCACCAGCTGTACAGACTTCAAGTGGAACAACCCAGGCTTATCGAGGTGCTGGTGGCCGCCGCCGAGAAATACGGCGTCGACTTTCGCTGGGGTCACGCGTTAGCCGGCTTCGACCAGGGCGGCGACGGCGTCACCGTCAACATCGCCGGCCCGGACGGCGCCTATGAGCTAACGACCGAATACCTGATCGGCGCCGACGGCGGCTCGAGTATCACCCGCAAGCTGGCGCGCATCGACTTTCCCGGGATGTCGTCGTATGACGTGATCGAGCACGTGACGTTCGGCGTGCTGCCACCGCTTGACTGGGTCGATCCGGTGAGCGGGGCACTGAACGTGCCGGGATTCGGTGCGGTGCCGGCCAGACAGTACTTTCGTACCGGCCGCGGCATCTTCGGGTGGGGCCTGCAGCTGACGGACCGGCCGGGGGCATTCACCATCGAGTTGGACAGCTCGCCCCGCGAAAACCCCTGCGCGGCCGACAGCGACGCCGCGCCCATGTCGGTTGCCGAGCAGGAGGCCAGCATCAAACGCGTGCTGGGCGCAGCTGTGCCGCTCCAGCCCGAATCCACCGGCGCACCACCGGATTTGCGGCGTTACCGGGGCGTGAACTCGAGGATCGCGTCGCAATACCGGGCCGGCCGGGTCCTGCTGGTCGGCGATGCCGCGCACGTGCAGCCCCCGCTCGGGGGACCAGGTCTCAATCTGGGTCTGCAGGACGCGATGAACCTCGGCTGGAAGCTGGCCGCGGTGCTTGACGGACGGGTCGGCCCCGAGCTGCTCGACACCTACGAGGCCGAGCGCCGGCCGGCCGCCGAGCGGGTGATCATGTACAGCCGCGCCCAGCTGGCCCTTATTCGGCCCGGGGCCGAAGTCACTGCGTTACGGGAAGTCTTTACCGAATTGCTGGCGCAGCCCGATGTGGTCCGTCACCTCGGCGACCTAGTGTCGGGCGCCGATATTCGCTATGCGACGAGTTCGGATCAGCATCCCCTCGTCGGGCGCTGGGTGCCGGATTTTGCCGTCGAAAACTCGTGCGGAACCACTCGCGTCGCGGAGCTTGCCCGCGACGGGAGGCCGTTGCTGGTCGACCTCACCGAACAGGGCGTAGTGGCTCAGGCGGCAGTCGACATTGCGAACCGGGTCACCGTTGCCGCAGGACGCCCGGTCCCGGACGTACCGGCAACGGCGCTGCTGGTACGTCCAGATGGTTACGTGGCCTGGGCGTCCGCAGCGCCGACACCTGACATTGCCGACCTCGACGAGCTTGATCGCCTGCTCACCCGTTGGTTCGGCGTCACCTTGACCTGA